The nucleotide window AGCAGGGGTACCAGCAGGGCGTGCGTCACGTAGCGCGGCACCGACAGGGTCCGCAGCGGCTCGCCCTCGCCGAGGGTGCCGCCGACCGCGATGACGGCGTTGTCCCAGATCAGCGCCATGATCACCAGAATCAGCATGCTGAGTGCCCAGTCCGGCCGGCGGCGGCGCAACGCGATGACCAGGAAGAGCAGGCCGATCTCCGCGACGGCGATCAGGCCGAGGAGCGCGCTGAGCATGTGTCCCCTGTTCCGTTGAGGGAAACGACGTTCCGTCAACGTAAACGGCGGTCGGCCGGGAGGCAAGGCCGGAGACGGGCGGCAACGTTCCCTCGCCAACCGCGGGTCGAGAATGGGCGCATTCTTGGGGATCGTTGTGTAGCTGGAGGGCCGGTTTGGCATTCCGATCGTGATATGCGAATCGATGCGCAAATCGAGGACTGAAAATCTGTTATCTCAGAATCCCTCGCAGGTCGGCTCTCCGCGATCCGCAGAAGTGTCGGCCTTCGAAAGTTTCGGTTTCCTGAAGGGCGCCGAACCCTCCAGCTCGGCAATGAGATGACTTGCAGTTGTGATCAGGCGCGTCAATACCTTCCGGAAGTTTTCCGGAAGGTATTGCCTCCATCGACGAGGCCATGCCAGCATCACTTGGCATTGAAGGCCATCGCTCTCGGTTCCGAGTTGTGCGATCCACCGATTCCCTCGCACGCAAGGTGACTACCCCAACCGCCGTGTAGTGCTCGGCGCCGGGACGCGGATCGAGAAATGAGGAAATCGTGCCAGTCACTCCCCCCGTCCCCTCCCTCCGCTCGTCGGGGCGCAGATCCTCGCGGATTCGACTGTTCACCGGCGGCGCCGTCGCCGCCATCACGGCATTGGGTGTCGTGATGGTGATGCCGGCGGCGGATGCCGCGGCGAGCACCCTCGGCGCGGCGGCCGCGCAGTCGGGCCGGTACTTCGGCACGGCGATCGCCGCGGGCCGGCTCGGCGACTCGACGTACACCACGGTCGCCGGGCGCGAGTTCAACATGGTGACGGCCGAGAACGAGATGAAGCCGGACGCGACGCAGCCCCAGCGCGGCCAGTTCAGCTTCGGGTCCGGCGACCAGATCTACAACTGGGCGACCCAGCGCGGCCTGAAGGTACGCGGCCACACCCTCGCGTGGCACTCGCAGCAGCCGGGCTGGATGCAGAGCCTCAGCGGCAGCACCCTGCGCCAGGCGATGATCGATCACATCAACGGCGTGATGGCCCACTACAAGGGCAAGCTCGCCGCCTGGGACGTCGTCAACGAGGCCTTCAACGAGGACGGCAGCCGTCGCGGCTCCAATCTGCAGGGCACCGGCAACGACTGGATCGAGGTGGCGTTCCGCACCGCCCGCAACGCCGACCCGTCGGTCAAGCTCTGCTACAACGACTACAACATCGAGAACTGGTCCTACGGCAAGACGCAGGGCGTGTACAACATGATCCGGGACTTCAAGTCCCGCGGCGTGCCGATCGACTGCGTGGGACTGCAGACACACTTCACCGGCGGCAGCTCGCTGCCCGGCAACTTCCAGACCACGCTCTCCAGCTTCGCCGCCCTCGGCGTTGACGTCGCCCTGACCGAGGTCGACGTCACCAACGCCTCGACCTCGCAGTACGCCGGGTTGACCCAGGCCTGCATCAACGTGGCCCGCTGCATTGGCATCACCGTGTGGGGCGTCCGGGACAGCGACTCATGGCGTTCCAGCGAGAGCCCGCTGTTGTTCGACGGCGGCGGCAACAAGAAGGCCGCGTACAGCTCGGTGCTCAACGCCCTCAATGCCGCCGGCCCGGGTCCGTCCTCGCCGCCCCCGACCGACCCCACCGTCTCCCCGACGCCCTCGGTCCCGCCGGCCGGCGGTACCCGGATCGTCGGAACGCAGTCCGGCCGCTGCGTCGACGTGCCGAACTCGTCGCAGAACAACGGAACGCGAGTGCAGCTCTACGACTGCAACGGCCAGGCCAACCAGACGTGGACGCTCACGTCGAGCCGGCAACTGACCGTGTACGGCAGCAGGTGTCTCGACGCCGCGGGCTCCGGCAACGGCTCCGCCGTGCAGATCTACAGCTGCAACGGTCAGGCCAACCAGCAGTGGAACGTCAACTCCAACGGCACCGTCACCGGTGTGCAGTCGGGACGCTGCCTCGACGTGTGGGGCACCGGTAACGGGCAGCAGGTCCAGATCTACGACTGCAACGGGCAGGCCAACCAGCGATTCAGCCTGAACTGACCGAGATGGACGAGCGGTTGCTCGGCGGCCCGGAGTCAGCTCCGGGCCGCACACCCGCGTGAAGCGGTCACGGCACCACGACGAGCCTGCTGCCCCGTAGATCGGTGCGTTGCCAGGCGGTCTCGATGTCGCTCAGCGGGACCTTCACCACGTCGAAGGTCAGCTCGCCGGACCGCGCCCACGCCACGACCTGGCTGTACGCCTCGTGCATGGTCTGCGGGCCGAGCCCCTTGGCCGCGCCGTAGATCTCGACACCGGAGGTGCGCAGGCTCTCCGCGGCGAGCGTGAGCCCTCCGCCGGCGGACCCGCCGACCTGGACCAGCCGGGTCGGCCTCGGGAACGCGAACGTCTCCGGTACCAGCGATCGCAGCAGGACCTCGGTGGGCCGGCCCCAGAGGTAGTCCAGCACGACGTCGTAGCCGTCACCCTTGGCGTCGAGGTAGGCCCGCGCCAGCGCCTCGTCCGGCACGGCGGTGTTGATCACCGTGTCGGCGCCGAGGTCCCGCACCTCACGCAGCTGGTCGTCGTCGCGTCCGGTCGCGACGATCCGTCCGGCGCCGAGCAGCCGGGCGACCTTCACCGCGAGTCGCCCCGCGACCCCGGTGGCGCCCTGCACGAGCACGGTCTCGCCCGGCACGAAGCCGGCGGCGGTCCTGATGGACATGCCGGTGATCGCCGTGCCCAGCACGGCCGCGGTCGCCGGATCGATTCCCTCCGCGATCGCCACGTACGCGCCCTGGGGCACCACGGTCTTCTCGGCGAGCGCGCCGTAGGGCAGGCGTGGGTTGCCGAATCCGACGAGGGTGCCGTCCGGCAGCGCGCCGATGCCGTCGAAGGCGGGAATCGCCGGCAACCGCGCGGTGTACCGCCGGCCGGCGTAGTGCGTGCCGGCCGCGATGAGCTTGTCGACGTTCTCGACCGCGACCGCCAGCACGTCGATGACCACCTCGTCGTCGCCGGCCACGGGATCGGGGAAGTCCTCGTAGCGGGGGACGCCTCCGATCTCGTGCAGCACCGCCGCCTTCATTACATCTCCCGGCCGAAGAGCGCCCCGATCCGGCGCTGCCAGCCCGGCAGGAACCGGGGAGGGCGGCCGGGCGAGTGGTTGGGCGAGGGCCGGGACGCGCCGCGGCCGTGGACCGCGGTGCCGTGGTGTCCGGCCGGCCGCTCGGTGTGCGCGGGCACTCCGGGAATGCGGTGGGTCGCCCAGTGCAGCAGCTTGCTTGCCATCTCCATCTCCTTCTCTATCAGTGATAGAGGGACCCTAGCACTGATAGAGTGCCGGCGGGAGGTACCGACATTGGCGCTGGATCGACAGCGGATCGTCGCCGAGGCCGTCGCGCTGCTGGACGCCGAGGGACTCGACGGCGTGACGACGCGCAAGCTCGCCGCCCGGCTCGGCGTGCAGTCGCCGACCCTCTACTGGCACCTGCCCAACAAGGCGGCGCTGGTCACCGCGATCGCCGACGCGATACTCGACCAGGAGTTCGGCGACATGTCCGCGCCCGAGCCGGATCAGCACTGGCAGGACTGGCTGGCCGGCCTCGCCGGGCGGCTGCGCCGGGCGCTGCTGGCCCATCCCGACGGCGCCCGGGTCGTCTCCGCCGCCCAGCTCTCCCACACCATGACGGCGATCTCCGAACTGGCCATGAGCACCCTGGTGGCCCGCGGCGTCCCGCTGCGCCGGGCCCGCGTGATCGTCCTGACCGTCGAGCGCTTCACGGTCGGCCACGTCCTGGAGGAACAGGCTCCCCGCCCGGACGCGGAGGCGCTCAAGGACTTCGACATGGCCGCGTTCGGCGAGCGGCACCCGACCGTGGTGGCCGCGATCGCCGAGTACTTCCGGCCCGGCCGCACCGTTGACGACCTGTTCCGCGAGTGTCTCGAGGTGGTCATCGAGGGCGCCGCGGTCATGGCCGGTGCCGATCGGCGCGAGTGACGCGAGCGGCGGGCGCGTCATGCGATCAGGTCGGCCACCTCGGCGTCGGACAGGGCGGCGATGTCCGCCTCGACCGCGGCCGTGACGGCCTCGGCCAGTTGGGCGACCGTCCGGGATTCGAACAGGCAGCGCAGCGCGAGCCGCACCTCGAACGTGGCGTGCAGCCGGGCCAGCACCCGGGTGGCGAGCAGCGAGTGACCGCCGACGGCGAAGAAGTCGTCGTCGACGCCGATCGTGTCGCGGTGCAGCACCTCGCGCCAGATGTCGGCGATGATCTGCTCGACCGGGTTCCGCGGCGCCGTGTGCTCCCGGGCGCCGAGGGCCAGGTCGGGTGCCGGCAGCGCCTTGCGGTCGACCTTGCGGCTCGCGGTCAGCGGCAGGCCGGGCAGGGTGGTCCACCAGGCGGGGATCATGTTCTCCGGCAGCAGCTCCCGCAGGTGTTCGCGCAGCTCGGCCACGGTCGGAGCGTTGCCGGGGCGGGGAACGAGGTAGGCGGCCAGGCCCCGGTTCCCGGGGGTGGGTTCGGCGACGGTCACCGCCACGGCCTGGATCGCCGGGTGCTGGGCCAGGGCCGCCTCGATCTCGCCGAGCTCCATCCGCAGCCCACGGATCTTGACCTGCTGGTCGATCCGGCCGAGGAACTCCACCACGCCGTCGGGCCGGTAGCGGACCAGGTCGCCGGTGCGGTACAGGCGCGCGCCGGGCTCGCCGGAGAGCGGGTCGGGCACGAACATCCCGGCGGTCAGCTCGGGCCGGCCGCGGTAACCGCGGGCCAGCCGGACCCCGCCGAGGCACAGTTCTCCCGGTACGCCGACCGGCACCGGCCGCAGGTCGGCGTCCAGCACGTAGGCGCGGGTGCCGGCCACCGGCCGTCCGATGGGCAGCGCGGCCGTCGCCGGCTCGCCGGACGGCGTCCGCGGCACCGGGTGCAGGAAGCAGGTGACGGTCGCCTCGGTCGGGCCGTAGTTGCACAGGAAGCGGCCGGGTAGCCCGCTCTGTTCCCAGCGCCGGGCGTCGGCGACGGTGACGACGTCGCTGCCGACGTTCATCAGCGCCAGGCCGTCGAGCGCGGACACGTCGTATTCGAGCATCTCCCGGTAGTACGCGGGGGTGATCTCCATGATGGTGACCCGGTGCTCGGCGAGCCGCGCCGGCAGCTCGGCCGGCGGCCAGAACACCGGGTCGCTGACCACGATCGTCGCCCCGGCCAGCAGGGTCGCCGCGATCTGGTCCATGGCCACGTCGAACGTCAGCGCCGACAGCAGCACCACCCGATCCTCGGGCGTGATCCGGTACGCGTCGGCGATGACCCGGCAGTGGTGCGCGTACGCGCCGTGCTCGATCATCACGGCCTTGGGCCGGCCGGTGGAGCCGGAGGTGTAGATGAGATAGGCCAGGTTGCCCGGGGTCGCGGCCGGCGGCAGGCCCGCGCCGGGCAGGCCCGCGGTGGCGGTGACCACCTCGTACGTGCCGGCGGTGAACCGGTCGGCGAGGTCGTCGCTGGTGACGACGATCCGCGCGCCGGCGTCGGCGATCATGAAGTCGCGCCGGTCCGCCGGGTGCGCCGGGTCGAGCGGCGCGTACACACCGCCGGACTTCAGGACGCCGAGCAGCACCACCACCGCGTCCAGGCAGCGGTCCAGGCACACCGCGACGGTCGACTCCGGCGTCACGCCCCGCGACCGCAGGTACCGGGCGAACGCGTCGGCCCGGGCGTCGAGCTCGGCGTACGTCAGCCGTTCGCTTCCGAACTCGACCGCGAGCGCGTCCGGGGTGCGCCGGGCCCGCGCCTCGAACAGCTGCGGTACGCACACCGGCTCGGCGGCCACCGGCCCGGTGCCCGCCCAGTCGCGCAGGAGCAGATGCCGCTCGGCGTCGCCCAGCAGGTCCAGTTCGGACGGCCGGGCGCCCGGATCGGCCACGATGCCGTCCAGCAGCCGCAGGTAGTGCCCGGCCAGGCGTTCCACCGTCGTGCGGTCGAACAGCTCGGTGGCGTACTCGAAGACGCAGCGGAGCCGGTCGCCGGCGCGCTGCTGGACCGTCAGGGTCAGGTCGAACTTCGCCACCGGCGTGCCGGAGCGCAGCGGCTCGATCGCCGCGCCGCCCAGCGTCGCCGGGAAGCGGTCCAGGTGCTGCACGTCGAACATGATCTGGAACAGCGGGTTGCGCGACAGGTCGCGGTCCGGCTGGAGCGCGTCGACCAGGTGCTCGAACGGCACGTCCTGGTGGGCGAACGCGTCAAGCGCCATGGCACGTACCCGGGACAGCAGTTCGGCGAAGCCGGGATCGCCGGCCAGATCCGTGCGCATCACCAGGGTGTTGGTGAAGAAGCCCAGCAGGTCCTCGGTCTCCGGCCGGGTCCGGCCGGCGACCGGCGTGCCCACCGCGATGTCGGTGCGCCCGGTGTAGCGGGCGAGCAGCACCTGGAACCCGGCCAGCAGCAGCATGAACGGTGTCGCGTCGTGCCGGCCGGCCAGGGCGACCAGCGCCCGGCCCAGCGGCTCGGGCACGTCGACGCGGACGTAGTCGCCGCCGGGGTCGCGCTGTGCGCCCCGGGGCCGGTCGGTGAGCAGCTCCACCGGGGTGAGGCCGTCGAGCCGCCCGCGCCAGTGGTCGAGCTGGCGCGCGATGTCCTGCCCGGTGCCGTGCTCGTGCTGCCAGGCGGCGAAGTCCGCGTACTGGATCGCGGCGGCGGGGCCGGGCGAGCCCCGCAGCGCCGCGTCGAGATCACGCAGGAACACGCCCATCGACCAGGCGTCGAACGCGATGTGGTGCAGCGACATCAGCAGCAGGTGGTCGTCGGCGGCCACCCGGATCAGGGTGACCCGCAGCGGGTGCTCGCGGGCCAGGTCGAACGGCCGGCTCGAGGCGCGGTCGAGCAGCTCCAGCCCGGCCGCCTCGGCGTCCGGCACCCCGGCGAGGTCGACCTCCTCGAACGCCGCGGGGCCGGGCGCG belongs to Amorphoplanes digitatis and includes:
- a CDS encoding endo-1,4-beta-xylanase; the protein is MVMPAADAAASTLGAAAAQSGRYFGTAIAAGRLGDSTYTTVAGREFNMVTAENEMKPDATQPQRGQFSFGSGDQIYNWATQRGLKVRGHTLAWHSQQPGWMQSLSGSTLRQAMIDHINGVMAHYKGKLAAWDVVNEAFNEDGSRRGSNLQGTGNDWIEVAFRTARNADPSVKLCYNDYNIENWSYGKTQGVYNMIRDFKSRGVPIDCVGLQTHFTGGSSLPGNFQTTLSSFAALGVDVALTEVDVTNASTSQYAGLTQACINVARCIGITVWGVRDSDSWRSSESPLLFDGGGNKKAAYSSVLNALNAAGPGPSSPPPTDPTVSPTPSVPPAGGTRIVGTQSGRCVDVPNSSQNNGTRVQLYDCNGQANQTWTLTSSRQLTVYGSRCLDAAGSGNGSAVQIYSCNGQANQQWNVNSNGTVTGVQSGRCLDVWGTGNGQQVQIYDCNGQANQRFSLN
- a CDS encoding quinone oxidoreductase family protein; the encoded protein is MKAAVLHEIGGVPRYEDFPDPVAGDDEVVIDVLAVAVENVDKLIAAGTHYAGRRYTARLPAIPAFDGIGALPDGTLVGFGNPRLPYGALAEKTVVPQGAYVAIAEGIDPATAAVLGTAITGMSIRTAAGFVPGETVLVQGATGVAGRLAVKVARLLGAGRIVATGRDDDQLREVRDLGADTVINTAVPDEALARAYLDAKGDGYDVVLDYLWGRPTEVLLRSLVPETFAFPRPTRLVQVGGSAGGGLTLAAESLRTSGVEIYGAAKGLGPQTMHEAYSQVVAWARSGELTFDVVKVPLSDIETAWQRTDLRGSRLVVVP
- a CDS encoding TetR/AcrR family transcriptional regulator C-terminal domain-containing protein encodes the protein MALDRQRIVAEAVALLDAEGLDGVTTRKLAARLGVQSPTLYWHLPNKAALVTAIADAILDQEFGDMSAPEPDQHWQDWLAGLAGRLRRALLAHPDGARVVSAAQLSHTMTAISELAMSTLVARGVPLRRARVIVLTVERFTVGHVLEEQAPRPDAEALKDFDMAAFGERHPTVVAAIAEYFRPGRTVDDLFRECLEVVIEGAAVMAGADRRE